One Owenweeksia hongkongensis DSM 17368 genomic region harbors:
- the bioA gene encoding adenosylmethionine--8-amino-7-oxononanoate transaminase — translation MADGLKNLDLDEMLSNHVLPENESSISALDQKHQWHPYTQMKDFGSHIPVVEAKGSSLILENGNTIIDAISSWWVNTYGHGHPHIQEAIYKQIGKLDHVLFAGFTHPAAIKLADKLLPLLPGNFSRLFFSDNGSTSVEVAMKMALQYFYNKGNKKRRVLLAFENAYHGDTFGAMATGGLGVFNSAFADMLPTVVRIPIPEKGKENEALKALDQIDLEEVCGFIYEPLVQGAAGMQFYEATALDPILKKIKDAGAFLIADEVMTGFGRLETMFASEQTKIKPDIMCLSKGLTAGVLPMGLTVATEEVYRGFYDDDKSKALMHGHSFTANPVGCAAAIAGLELWESDEIQEQRSSLMARQKAFAEKLSAHPMATNIRVKGTLLALDVRSDETSNYHHGLRDELYGYFIENGVLIRPLGNVIYVLPPYTITKAELEKVHQTIINCLDKIQKT, via the coding sequence GAAAGCAGCATTTCGGCATTGGACCAAAAACATCAGTGGCATCCCTACACACAAATGAAGGATTTTGGCAGCCACATTCCTGTGGTTGAAGCCAAAGGCTCTTCCTTGATTTTGGAAAATGGAAACACCATTATCGATGCTATTTCATCGTGGTGGGTAAACACGTACGGCCACGGCCATCCTCATATTCAAGAAGCTATTTATAAGCAAATTGGCAAATTAGACCACGTCCTTTTTGCAGGATTTACACACCCTGCTGCCATAAAATTGGCTGATAAACTTCTGCCGCTTTTACCCGGAAATTTCAGTCGCCTGTTCTTTAGTGACAACGGTTCCACTTCCGTGGAAGTAGCTATGAAAATGGCGCTTCAATATTTTTATAATAAGGGAAACAAGAAGCGCAGGGTACTCCTGGCTTTTGAAAACGCCTATCATGGCGACACTTTTGGAGCTATGGCTACCGGAGGATTGGGAGTATTCAACAGTGCTTTTGCAGATATGCTCCCCACGGTGGTTCGCATTCCCATTCCTGAAAAAGGAAAGGAAAATGAAGCCTTAAAAGCTCTTGACCAAATTGATTTGGAAGAAGTTTGCGGGTTCATTTACGAGCCTTTGGTACAAGGTGCCGCAGGTATGCAATTTTATGAAGCAACTGCTCTGGACCCAATTTTGAAAAAGATAAAAGATGCCGGTGCCTTCCTCATTGCTGACGAAGTGATGACGGGTTTTGGCCGATTGGAAACGATGTTTGCCAGTGAGCAAACTAAAATAAAGCCAGACATCATGTGCCTTTCCAAAGGGCTCACAGCTGGTGTTTTGCCCATGGGGCTTACCGTTGCCACGGAAGAAGTGTATCGTGGGTTTTACGATGATGATAAATCGAAAGCGCTCATGCACGGACATTCTTTTACTGCAAATCCGGTGGGCTGTGCGGCCGCTATTGCGGGATTAGAACTTTGGGAAAGTGATGAAATTCAAGAGCAACGAAGCAGCTTAATGGCAAGGCAAAAAGCTTTCGCTGAAAAGCTAAGCGCCCACCCGATGGCGACCAATATTCGTGTTAAAGGAACTTTGCTGGCGCTGGATGTTCGCTCTGACGAAACTTCAAATTATCACCACGGACTGCGCGATGAGTTGTATGGTTACTTCATTGAAAATGGTGTCCTCATTCGTCCTTTGGGCAATGTGATTTACGTGCTTCCACCCTACACTATCACCAAAGCAGAATTGGAAAAAGTGCATCAAACCATCATCAACTGCCTGGATAAAATTCAAAAAACATGA
- a CDS encoding beta-ketoacyl synthase N-terminal-like domain-containing protein, which produces MKPVYIHNIGFVANLGGNGQEAWENCVSKKSCFSKFNGEAVAQISDANFDEFNPEHKGYKRLDRSTQLALFAADQLKQNLNKETSTLVAIGSSRGATGIWEEAYSSFSKTGNAGLLDSPLTTAGQLASNVGAYLQSSNFIDIDQSITCASGLRAIADACAWLNAGFVDQAIAGGAEAPITDFTIAQMQALKILGGEGDFPCKALMPNLDKNTMVLGEGSVLFDLSLEPKNAVVKIVGVGFGTETGNSATGLSPDGKCFQHSMKMALKATGWEKPDAIVAHAPGTIKGDASEMAAIEKLFGEIPTTSTKFLSGHCFGSSGPVSLWMAVQVIKNKQWIAPDWSQSLEPKSINRILINAVGFGANAVSLAVENNPVL; this is translated from the coding sequence ATGAAACCCGTTTACATTCACAACATAGGTTTTGTGGCTAACCTTGGCGGAAATGGGCAGGAGGCTTGGGAAAACTGTGTTTCCAAAAAATCATGTTTTTCAAAATTCAATGGCGAAGCTGTCGCTCAAATTAGTGATGCTAATTTTGATGAATTCAACCCTGAACATAAGGGCTACAAAAGACTGGATAGAAGCACACAACTAGCACTTTTTGCAGCTGATCAGCTCAAACAAAACTTGAATAAAGAGACCTCAACCCTCGTGGCTATTGGTTCCTCTCGAGGAGCCACCGGTATCTGGGAAGAAGCCTATTCCTCATTTTCCAAAACAGGAAATGCAGGACTCTTGGATTCGCCATTGACCACAGCCGGCCAACTAGCCAGTAATGTGGGTGCCTATTTACAAAGTAGCAACTTTATAGATATAGATCAGAGCATCACCTGCGCCAGTGGACTTCGTGCCATAGCCGATGCCTGCGCTTGGCTCAATGCCGGATTTGTAGATCAAGCGATTGCCGGAGGTGCCGAAGCGCCTATCACCGATTTTACAATTGCACAGATGCAGGCCTTGAAAATATTAGGTGGTGAAGGGGATTTTCCATGTAAAGCTCTGATGCCCAATTTGGATAAAAACACCATGGTGCTGGGCGAAGGTTCTGTATTATTTGACCTTTCGCTGGAACCAAAAAATGCGGTTGTAAAGATTGTAGGTGTAGGATTTGGTACTGAAACTGGAAACTCCGCAACCGGCTTATCCCCAGATGGAAAGTGTTTTCAACATTCGATGAAAATGGCCCTAAAAGCTACAGGCTGGGAAAAGCCCGATGCCATAGTAGCACACGCTCCCGGAACCATAAAGGGCGATGCCTCAGAAATGGCGGCCATTGAAAAGTTATTTGGAGAAATTCCTACCACCTCCACCAAGTTTTTATCTGGCCATTGCTTTGGAAGCTCGGGCCCGGTAAGCCTTTGGATGGCCGTACAAGTGATAAAAAACAAACAGTGGATTGCCCCGGATTGGAGCCAATCCCTTGAACCAAAAAGTATTAACAGAATATTGATAAATGCCGTTGGCTTTGGCGCTAATGCTGTAAGTTTGGCGGTCGAAAACAACCCTGTTTTATGA
- the bioB gene encoding biotin synthase BioB encodes MKKNWTRQEIEDIYNQPFLDLVYQAASVHRENHNPNEVQVSTLLSVKTGGCPEDCGYCPQSARYSTGVEGEDLMRVSHVKAQALRAKASGSSRLCMGAAWRNVKDGPEFDQVLDMVRTVNEVGLEVCCTLGMITENQAKRLEEAGLHSYNHNLDSSEEYYKEVISTRDYEDRINTIENVRKTGVNVCSGGIIGMGEAITDRAGMLEKYANMETPPESVPINALVSVDGTPMEDQEPIEIWDMVRMVATTRIVLPKTQVRLSAGRTNMSQEGQAFCFMAGASSIFAGDKLLTTPNPDVDEDMKLFKILGLKPKAPFVDKKQPVSKPKEEMTPALGEKPKWTRPTHKIEKNLEKSGKKVVS; translated from the coding sequence ATGAAAAAGAACTGGACTCGTCAAGAGATAGAAGATATTTACAATCAGCCGTTTTTAGACCTTGTGTATCAGGCTGCAAGCGTTCATCGCGAAAATCACAACCCCAACGAAGTGCAAGTAAGCACACTTCTTTCGGTGAAAACCGGAGGATGCCCCGAGGACTGTGGATACTGTCCGCAATCTGCGCGATACTCTACCGGTGTGGAAGGTGAAGATTTAATGCGGGTATCTCACGTAAAAGCTCAGGCTTTGCGCGCCAAAGCTTCAGGATCATCGCGACTTTGCATGGGTGCTGCGTGGAGAAACGTGAAAGATGGCCCCGAGTTTGACCAAGTGTTGGACATGGTTCGCACCGTGAATGAAGTAGGTTTGGAAGTGTGCTGCACCCTTGGTATGATTACCGAAAATCAAGCAAAACGCCTTGAAGAAGCAGGTCTTCACTCCTACAATCACAACCTTGATTCTTCAGAAGAATATTATAAAGAAGTGATCTCTACCCGTGATTATGAAGATCGCATAAATACCATTGAAAACGTTCGCAAAACTGGCGTAAACGTTTGCTCCGGTGGTATCATTGGTATGGGAGAAGCTATCACCGACCGTGCTGGAATGTTGGAAAAATATGCCAACATGGAAACACCACCTGAGAGTGTGCCAATCAATGCTTTGGTATCTGTGGATGGTACTCCGATGGAAGATCAGGAGCCAATTGAAATTTGGGATATGGTGCGCATGGTTGCAACCACGCGTATTGTACTTCCAAAAACTCAGGTTCGCCTTTCGGCAGGAAGAACAAACATGAGCCAGGAAGGTCAGGCATTTTGCTTTATGGCTGGTGCCAGCTCCATTTTTGCTGGTGACAAATTGCTTACCACTCCCAACCCGGATGTAGATGAGGATATGAAGCTTTTCAAAATTCTTGGCCTTAAGCCTAAAGCTCCTTTTGTGGACAAAAAGCAGCCCGTTTCTAAACCAAAAGAAGAAATGACCCCTGCCCTTGGTGAAAAACCAAAATGGACCAGACCTACTCATAAAATTGAGAAGAATCTTGAAAAAAGTGGGAAGAAGGTAGTTAGCTAG
- a CDS encoding SDR family oxidoreductase: MTNIENKVAFITGGTKGIGYGVAQILMAEGMKVAITSRSQKAADEAAAELNKSGKGEAFGVESDVRNFESQQAAVQKAIEKFGEIDLLFANAGLGHFATIEDMTPEQWSEVIDTNLTGVFYSVKAGLESLKKSKGFIITLSSLAGTNFFAQGSAYNASKFGLTGFSQAIMLDLRQYGIRVSTIMPGSVATHFNGHTPNEDDAWKIQPEDIGEMIASLMKLDARTLPSKIEVRPSMPPSK, translated from the coding sequence ATGACCAACATAGAAAACAAAGTAGCCTTCATTACCGGAGGTACTAAAGGGATAGGATACGGAGTAGCTCAAATATTAATGGCGGAAGGCATGAAAGTAGCCATCACCAGCCGTAGCCAAAAAGCTGCAGATGAAGCTGCTGCCGAACTTAACAAAAGTGGAAAAGGTGAAGCTTTTGGTGTAGAATCAGACGTGCGAAACTTTGAATCGCAACAAGCCGCTGTTCAAAAAGCCATAGAAAAATTCGGGGAAATTGATTTACTATTTGCCAATGCTGGGCTTGGCCATTTTGCTACCATAGAAGACATGACGCCAGAGCAATGGAGCGAAGTGATTGACACCAATCTTACCGGAGTGTTTTACTCGGTAAAAGCTGGCTTGGAATCTCTAAAAAAATCTAAAGGCTTTATTATCACTTTGAGCAGTTTGGCTGGCACCAATTTCTTTGCTCAAGGTTCGGCTTACAATGCCAGCAAGTTTGGATTGACTGGGTTTTCACAAGCTATAATGCTGGATTTACGCCAGTATGGAATTCGTGTTTCTACCATCATGCCGGGTTCTGTTGCTACACATTTTAATGGTCATACGCCTAATGAAGATGACGCATGGAAAATTCAACCGGAAGATATTGGCGAAATGATTGCCAGCTTAATGAAGTTGGATGCACGCACCTTGCCCAGTAAAATTGAGGTAAGGCCAAGTATGCCACCGAGTAAGTAA
- a CDS encoding efflux RND transporter periplasmic adaptor subunit, whose translation MKKYRIPLIIGSALFIITLIWAFAGETEQEKEITTKAFVDDFEDLVVSTGELMAKNSEEISVPVSMQRHGIYRVQISNIVPEGTYVDSGDYVAALDKTDISSKINDVLVELDKAQSLYTQTQLDTSLTLREKRNEIDKLQFEIKQKKIELEQSKYEPPATIQKITLDEERLEQNLEQTRENYIINKKQGVAKMAEAGAELQKARNQLQKLQELEEEFRITAPKQGMVVYYREWSGEKRKAGSTVQPWDPAVATLPDLSEMLSKTYINEVEIRKIKVGQEVTLGLDAFPDATLTGKVTQVANVGETRKGAETKVFEVEIKVNESDSTYRPGMTTSNTILTNKIESVLQIPLEAVYAQDGVSYVYLKGTTGTSKQEVKLGSANAEYVIVESGLSENDEVYLSEPEGAREKEVEKLVGSR comes from the coding sequence ATGAAAAAATACAGGATTCCCCTGATTATAGGCTCCGCACTTTTTATTATCACTTTGATTTGGGCTTTTGCCGGTGAAACCGAGCAAGAAAAAGAAATTACCACCAAGGCTTTTGTTGACGATTTTGAAGACCTGGTGGTAAGCACAGGGGAGCTAATGGCCAAAAATTCTGAAGAAATATCTGTCCCTGTAAGCATGCAACGTCATGGAATTTATCGTGTGCAGATTTCTAACATTGTACCCGAAGGAACTTATGTAGATAGCGGAGACTATGTTGCAGCTCTTGATAAAACAGACATCAGCTCCAAAATAAACGATGTGCTGGTAGAGCTTGATAAAGCCCAAAGTCTATATACCCAAACGCAGCTAGACACTTCGCTTACACTTCGCGAAAAGCGCAATGAAATTGACAAATTACAGTTCGAGATTAAACAGAAAAAAATTGAGCTAGAGCAAAGCAAATATGAGCCACCGGCCACTATTCAAAAAATTACGCTTGACGAAGAACGGTTGGAACAAAACTTAGAGCAAACGCGCGAAAACTACATCATCAATAAAAAGCAAGGTGTAGCCAAAATGGCCGAGGCTGGGGCTGAATTGCAAAAGGCGAGAAACCAACTGCAGAAGCTTCAGGAGCTGGAAGAGGAATTTAGAATAACCGCCCCAAAGCAAGGCATGGTGGTATATTATCGCGAATGGAGTGGCGAAAAGCGAAAGGCTGGTAGTACCGTTCAGCCATGGGACCCTGCTGTAGCCACCCTCCCCGACCTCAGCGAAATGCTTTCCAAAACTTACATCAACGAAGTAGAAATTAGAAAGATAAAAGTGGGACAAGAGGTAACTCTCGGCCTGGATGCCTTTCCAGATGCCACCCTTACTGGAAAAGTCACACAGGTAGCCAACGTGGGCGAAACCCGAAAAGGCGCTGAAACCAAAGTTTTTGAGGTAGAAATAAAAGTAAACGAAAGTGACTCTACTTACCGGCCAGGAATGACAACAAGCAATACCATCCTCACCAACAAAATCGAAAGCGTTCTTCAAATTCCTTTGGAAGCCGTTTATGCTCAGGATGGTGTGAGTTATGTGTACCTAAAAGGAACCACCGGAACCTCTAAACAAGAGGTGAAATTAGGTTCAGCTAATGCTGAATATGTAATTGTAGAAAGTGGACTTTCGGAAAATGATGAAGTGTACCTAAGCGAACCGGAAGGCGCGCGGGAGAAGGAAGTGGAAAAGTTAGTCGGTAGTCGGTAG
- a CDS encoding ABC transporter permease, whose amino-acid sequence MSLINRERTLSNLRIAMNALWDNKVRSILTALGIIFGVAAVITMLAIGKGAQEEILSQIKLVGVNNIEIKPVVEQSEVEVGVEQGQENNKKFSKGLDLKDANSIQKVIPSVSNISPEIILDTYVINNGIQRTAKLIGVTPSFFEISNIGLRKGRMFTNYQLEHADAVCIIGSGIAKKFFTGGEALGKELKCGSQWLTVVGITEDIAVTQKAKENLGIRDYNMDIYTPINTMLVRYEDRGKLIADQGGNWDDEDENANTNFNYHQVDRMVVQVEESELLSSSAEIISRMLKRRHNDQVDFEIMIPEHLLQQQQKTKDIFNLVLSAIAGISLLVGGIGIMNIMLASVLERTREIGTRMAIGARKNDIISQFLFEALLISLSGGVIGIILGIAGSFSISQFSEIETIVSPFAILISFGVASATGLIFGISPARKAAMQNPVESLRYE is encoded by the coding sequence ATGAGTTTAATCAACCGCGAAAGAACCCTATCCAACCTCCGCATTGCGATGAATGCTTTGTGGGACAATAAGGTGCGATCAATCCTTACAGCTTTAGGGATCATCTTTGGTGTTGCTGCGGTAATTACTATGCTGGCCATTGGTAAAGGTGCTCAGGAAGAAATCCTTAGTCAAATAAAGCTGGTGGGGGTAAATAACATTGAAATAAAGCCTGTTGTAGAACAAAGTGAGGTAGAAGTTGGTGTGGAGCAAGGCCAGGAAAACAATAAGAAGTTTTCTAAAGGGCTGGATTTAAAAGATGCCAATAGTATCCAAAAAGTGATTCCATCGGTTAGTAATATTAGTCCCGAAATTATTCTGGATACCTACGTAATCAACAATGGAATTCAACGTACGGCCAAGCTGATTGGGGTTACTCCTTCATTTTTTGAGATTTCAAATATTGGCCTACGAAAGGGCCGAATGTTTACCAACTATCAGTTGGAACATGCTGATGCCGTGTGCATAATCGGTAGCGGCATTGCCAAAAAGTTTTTTACTGGTGGAGAAGCTTTGGGTAAAGAACTCAAATGTGGAAGCCAATGGCTTACCGTTGTCGGTATTACCGAAGATATTGCCGTGACTCAAAAGGCCAAGGAAAACCTTGGTATTCGTGATTACAATATGGATATCTACACGCCCATCAATACGATGCTAGTGCGCTATGAAGATCGCGGAAAACTCATTGCCGACCAGGGTGGAAACTGGGATGACGAGGATGAAAACGCCAATACAAATTTCAATTACCATCAGGTAGACCGCATGGTAGTGCAAGTAGAAGAAAGTGAGCTGCTGTCTTCCAGTGCAGAAATTATTAGCCGAATGCTGAAGCGCAGACACAACGACCAGGTAGATTTTGAAATAATGATACCCGAGCATTTGCTTCAGCAACAGCAAAAAACCAAAGATATTTTCAACCTTGTATTAAGTGCCATTGCTGGTATTTCATTGCTTGTTGGCGGAATTGGCATCATGAATATTATGCTCGCTTCGGTGCTGGAGCGCACCCGTGAAATAGGAACCCGAATGGCCATCGGTGCGCGCAAAAATGACATTATCAGCCAATTTCTTTTTGAAGCATTATTAATCAGCCTTAGTGGTGGTGTTATTGGAATTATTTTGGGAATTGCAGGGTCTTTTTCCATTTCTCAGTTTTCAGAAATTGAAACCATCGTTTCGCCCTTTGCCATACTTATTTCGTTTGGAGTAGCCTCTGCTACCGGACTTATTTTCGGTATTTCGCCCGCTCGCAAAGCTGCCATGCAAAACCCCGTAGAATCGCTTCGTTATGAATAG
- a CDS encoding TolC family protein, whose amino-acid sequence MIVFNPKFLRLSLGILPLIFVGNILFAQEAPLVLSLNETIQKARENSPSYYRAENTAENRYWNFRQFRAGNLPQLTFNGTLPYYSSAIERVEQNDGTYAFPQRAQTYLAGELSLDQNVPFTGGLFSISSGLQQTTVYQPSSRQDYFSTPVSFSYFQPMVLYNRQKWENKIQPLLYKESKQAFDEDMERIAIEASNLYFDALAAKINRDIAELNVSNNDTLFVISKGRYNLGKIAENDLLQMELNLLNAKNQLSSSDLNYEVAAQALKRYLQIPTDQPLELAVPTNVPVVEVPLAEAMDMARSNRSSVLEFRRRRLEAEQNIAEARGQTNYNLNIRANLGVSRQGDELNQVYSDPLKQQSLTVGVTIPIVDWGQSKSMIRRAKANRDLIEVDVQQDEINFEQEIFLQVKRFNIQASQLETAAKADTIAQKRYEVTKARYLIGKISITDLNIAQEEKDRARFDHINALRAYWVSYYTVRSLTLYDFIKKQPIDYEVSF is encoded by the coding sequence ATGATTGTATTTAACCCCAAATTCCTAAGACTATCTCTCGGTATTTTACCCCTCATCTTTGTAGGAAATATACTTTTTGCTCAAGAAGCCCCTCTAGTTTTAAGTTTGAACGAAACCATCCAAAAGGCACGCGAAAACTCACCCAGCTACTACCGTGCTGAAAACACTGCCGAAAACCGGTATTGGAACTTTCGCCAGTTTAGGGCTGGTAATTTGCCACAGCTAACTTTTAATGGAACCCTCCCCTACTATTCCAGCGCCATTGAGCGTGTAGAGCAAAATGATGGAACCTATGCCTTTCCGCAAAGGGCACAAACGTATTTGGCAGGTGAGTTATCTCTTGATCAAAATGTGCCGTTTACAGGAGGTCTATTTTCCATTTCCAGTGGTTTGCAGCAAACCACAGTTTATCAACCCTCAAGTCGTCAGGATTACTTTTCTACACCGGTAAGTTTCAGCTATTTTCAGCCCATGGTTTTGTACAACCGCCAGAAGTGGGAAAACAAAATTCAGCCGCTACTTTATAAAGAATCAAAGCAGGCCTTTGACGAAGACATGGAGCGCATAGCCATTGAAGCTTCCAACCTATATTTTGATGCACTTGCCGCGAAGATAAACCGAGACATTGCCGAGCTCAACGTTTCTAATAATGATACCCTTTTTGTGATTTCAAAAGGGCGATACAACCTTGGCAAAATTGCCGAAAATGATCTCCTACAAATGGAGCTCAATTTGCTTAATGCCAAAAACCAACTTAGCTCCAGCGATCTAAACTATGAAGTAGCAGCCCAGGCGCTAAAACGATATTTGCAAATACCTACCGACCAACCGTTAGAGCTTGCTGTGCCAACTAATGTGCCCGTGGTGGAAGTTCCTTTAGCCGAAGCTATGGACATGGCCCGTAGCAATCGTTCATCGGTTTTAGAATTTAGAAGACGTAGACTAGAAGCCGAACAGAACATTGCGGAAGCACGTGGCCAAACCAATTATAACTTGAATATACGAGCCAACTTGGGAGTTTCCCGCCAAGGAGACGAATTAAACCAAGTATATAGCGATCCGCTTAAACAGCAAAGCCTCACCGTAGGCGTTACCATTCCTATTGTAGACTGGGGGCAATCCAAATCAATGATTCGTAGGGCCAAAGCAAACCGTGATTTGATAGAGGTAGATGTGCAGCAAGATGAAATCAATTTTGAGCAAGAAATTTTCCTTCAGGTAAAGCGATTTAATATACAAGCCAGCCAACTGGAAACTGCTGCCAAAGCCGATACTATTGCTCAAAAAAGATATGAAGTAACCAAGGCCCGCTACCTTATCGGGAAGATTAGCATTACCGATCTCAATATTGCTCAGGAAGAAAAAGACCGTGCACGCTTTGATCATATCAATGCCTTGCGCGCGTATTGGGTTTCATACTACACCGTTCGTAGCCTTACCCTTTATGATTTTATCAAAAAGCAGCCAATAGACTATGAGGTGAGTTTTTGA
- a CDS encoding 1-acyl-sn-glycerol-3-phosphate acyltransferase produces the protein MKKVLAKFFMWITGWKAHVNVTPELKRSVMIAAPHTSNWDFPYAILTFWIMEVDVKYFIKDSYTKGLLGGLFKWTGAIGVDRSQKGNKLTDYAIELLQQNDQLVILIPAEGTRKAVDKWRTGFYRIATEAKVPVSLGYMDYKKKEAGVADVFWLSGDFEKDMTHIQEVYRPIHPKHPEGYNPEIF, from the coding sequence TTGAAAAAAGTACTTGCAAAATTCTTTATGTGGATTACAGGTTGGAAGGCACATGTTAATGTTACCCCTGAGCTCAAGCGTTCTGTGATGATTGCTGCTCCTCACACCTCCAACTGGGACTTTCCTTATGCAATTCTCACTTTTTGGATAATGGAGGTGGATGTAAAGTATTTTATAAAAGATAGCTACACCAAAGGCCTGCTTGGCGGATTGTTTAAATGGACAGGTGCCATTGGTGTGGATAGAAGCCAAAAAGGAAATAAGCTTACAGATTATGCCATTGAGCTTCTTCAACAAAATGACCAGCTGGTAATTCTGATACCGGCTGAAGGCACGCGCAAAGCCGTGGACAAATGGCGAACTGGTTTTTATAGAATTGCCACCGAAGCCAAAGTTCCTGTTTCGCTAGGCTACATGGATTACAAAAAGAAAGAGGCGGGAGTGGCGGATGTATTCTGGCTTTCTGGTGATTTTGAAAAAGATATGACCCATATTCAGGAAGTTTATCGTCCTATTCACCCCAAGCATCCTGAGGGGTATAATCCTGAGATATTTTAG
- a CDS encoding ATP-dependent DNA helicase: MELDNKRKLEKDLITNFGFEPTLGQQMALRQLSTFCLSLNSNEVFLLKGYAGTGKTTLIQTLVKTLPAYKRKTVLLAPTGRAAKVISQYTGKVAYTIHKHIFRPKSDSRGTPTFNLRENKATNTIYIVDEASMINDAGGDNTLASGSLLSELLEFVKNGVNCKLMLVGDTAQLPPVGTDQSPALDASYLGVHYRREPMEVELREVMRQVQDSGILQNATALRAKQEEYDFSTPSFSTSPDVVRLVEGFEVEDALNDSFKEAGREGTAILVRSNKRAGLYNKQIRARVLWQEDEISAGDYLMVVKNNYFWLPEESKAGFIANGDIIELLQIYELNELYGYRYARVKVNMVDYPDEKPFETVLMLNTLDMPSAALPWEDSQKLYQTILEDYQDIPQKYKRIQELKKNPFYNALQVKFAYAITCHKAQGGQWENVFVEQPWLPSGEIDLDYLRWLYTAFTRAQKKVYLIGFKDEYFEE; the protein is encoded by the coding sequence ATGGAATTAGATAACAAAAGGAAACTCGAAAAAGACCTCATTACGAACTTTGGCTTTGAGCCTACATTGGGACAGCAAATGGCTTTGCGTCAACTTTCTACCTTTTGCTTATCGCTAAATTCCAACGAGGTTTTTTTGCTAAAGGGATATGCCGGAACGGGGAAAACCACTCTTATTCAAACTTTGGTAAAAACGCTTCCCGCTTATAAGCGAAAAACGGTATTGCTTGCTCCAACCGGCCGTGCAGCTAAGGTGATAAGTCAATATACAGGCAAAGTAGCTTACACAATTCACAAACATATTTTTCGGCCAAAGAGCGATTCCAGAGGTACGCCCACTTTTAATCTGAGGGAAAATAAAGCCACAAATACCATTTACATAGTAGATGAAGCTTCCATGATAAATGATGCCGGTGGCGATAATACTTTGGCTTCGGGCAGTTTGCTGAGCGAGTTGCTGGAGTTTGTAAAAAATGGCGTGAATTGTAAGCTTATGCTGGTAGGTGATACAGCACAGCTTCCGCCTGTGGGCACTGACCAAAGCCCGGCTTTGGATGCCAGTTACCTAGGAGTACATTACCGAAGGGAGCCCATGGAGGTAGAACTTCGCGAGGTGATGCGTCAGGTGCAGGATTCAGGAATTTTGCAAAATGCTACAGCCCTTCGCGCCAAGCAGGAAGAGTATGATTTTAGTACACCATCTTTTAGCACTTCACCTGATGTGGTAAGGTTGGTAGAAGGTTTTGAGGTAGAAGATGCTCTCAATGATTCTTTTAAAGAAGCAGGAAGGGAAGGGACAGCAATTTTGGTGCGATCCAATAAAAGGGCAGGGCTTTACAACAAACAAATTCGCGCGCGTGTCCTTTGGCAGGAAGACGAAATTTCGGCTGGAGATTATTTGATGGTGGTGAAGAATAATTATTTCTGGCTACCGGAAGAATCTAAAGCTGGCTTCATTGCCAATGGAGACATTATCGAACTTTTACAGATTTATGAGCTCAACGAATTGTACGGCTACAGGTATGCTCGTGTAAAAGTGAATATGGTGGATTACCCTGATGAAAAACCTTTTGAAACAGTATTGATGCTCAATACGCTGGACATGCCATCAGCAGCGCTTCCGTGGGAAGATTCACAAAAGTTGTATCAAACTATTTTGGAAGACTATCAGGATATTCCACAGAAGTACAAGCGCATACAGGAGTTGAAGAAAAATCCTTTTTACAATGCCTTGCAGGTGAAGTTTGCCTACGCTATTACTTGCCACAAAGCACAAGGTGGACAGTGGGAAAACGTGTTTGTAGAGCAGCCTTGGTTACCTTCTGGGGAAATAGATTTGGACTACCTGCGTTGGCTCTATACTGCTTTTACAAGAGCACAAAAGAAGGTGTACCTGATTGGTTTTAAGGATGAGTATTTTGAAGAATAG